The sequence below is a genomic window from Callithrix jacchus isolate 240 chromosome 16, calJac240_pri, whole genome shotgun sequence.
TGGCCAGCAGCTCCATGCTTCTTCTGTTGGGTCCCTTCCTCCTACCCATCTTCCCAGATGTGGCCCCACTCCCTGGGATGGGCTAGCATGTCTGGGTTTGTGGGTAACCCAGACATCTCCCAGGTGTGGAGGGGAAGCTAGACAATGGTGTGAGGACAGCAGGGGCCTCTGGTCTCCATCCTGACCCACCCCTGCAGGTGGTGGCCGTGGTGATGGACATGTTCACTGATGTGGACCTGCTGAGCGAAGTGCTGGAGGCCGCAGCCCGTCGGGTCCCAGTCTACATCCTGCTGGATGAGATGAACGCACAGCACTTCCTGGACATGGCAGACAAGTGCCGTGTCAACCTGCACCACGTGGATGTGAGTTCCTGggagtgggggattggggaggccCCCTGGCAGAGATCTaactcccctcccttcccagttCCTGCGCGTGCGGACTGTGGCGGGCCCCACGTACTACTGCCGCACGGGAAAGTCCTTCAAGGGCCACGTCAAGGAGAAGTTCCTGCTGGTGGACTGCGCTGTGGTGATGAGTGGGAGCTACAGGTGCGCCCATGGGGTTCCCTCGGCTCCTTCTCTGGGGCCTCCTCCTGTTGCCCCAGTGCCACCCTTCCACGCTAGGGCCCTTCTCACCAGGAGCCCTTGCCCTGTAGCCACCTGCACCCCTAGGCCGGGCCCAGGCCCTTACAGACCTCACGTCCCTGAGTCCTCCCCGCCCCAGCCGTTGCCCACAAGGCTGCACTGCCCTTGCTCCAGCTCGGTTTGACTCTGGCCCTGACCCCCCACAGCTTCATGTGGTCCTTCGAGAAGATCCACCGCAGCCTGGCACACGTGTTCCAAGGAGAGCTGGTCTCCAGCTTCGACGAGGAGTTCCGCATCCTCTTTGCGCAGTCCGAGCCGCTGGTGCCCTCGGCCACGGCCTTGGCCCGCATGGACGCCTACGCCCTGGCTCCGTATGCCGGGGCTGGGCCCCTCGTGGGCGTCCCTGGGGTCGGGGTGCCAACGCCCTTCTCCTTCCCTAAACGAGCGCACCTCCTGTTCCCACCACCCCGCGAAGAGGGCCTGGGCTTCCCCTCCTTCCTCGACCCGGACCGCCACTTCCTGTCGGCCTTGCGCCGGGAGGAGCCGCTGCGGATGCCGGGGGGCGCCCTGGAGCTGCACGCGGGGATGCGGCCACTGTCGCGgcgcctggaggctgaggccgggcCGGCTGGGGACCTCGCGGGCACGCGGGGCTTCTTCCAGGCGCGGCACCTGGAGATGGATGCCTTCAAGCGGCACAGCTTCGCGGCCGAGGGCGCGGGCGCCGTGGAGAACTTCGCGGCCGCGCGGCAGGTGTCGCGACAGACGTTCCTCAGTCACGGAGACGACTTCCGCTTCCAGACCAGCCACTTCCACCGCGACCAGCTCTACCAGCAGCAGTACCAGTGGGACCCGCAGCTCGCACCCGCTCGACCGCAGGGCCTGTTCGAGAAGCTTCGTGGAGGCCGCGCGGGTTTCGCGGACCCAGATGACTTCACTCTGGGCGCCGGGCCGCGCTTCCCGGAGCTCGGGCCCGACGGCCACCAGCGGCTGGACTACGTGCCGTCCAGCGCGTCCCGCGAGGTGCGCCACGGCTCGGACCCCGCCTTCGGACCCGGTCCCCGCGGCCCGGAACCCAGCGGGCCCCCGCGCCCCAACCTGGCCCAGCGTTTCCCCTGCCAGGCGGCGGCCAGGCCCGGCACAGACCCCGCTCCGGAGGCGGAGCCTGAGCGCAGGGGCGGGCCGGAGGGGCGGGCCGGGCTGCGGCGCTGGCGCCTGGCCTCCTACTTGAGCGGCTGCCATGGCGAGGATGGGGGCGACGACGGCCTGCCGGCGCCCATGGAAGCCGAGGCTTATGAAGACGATGTGCTGGCTCCGGGGGGCCGGGCAGCTGCCGGCGACCTGCTCCCCTCGGCCTTCCGCGTCCCCGCAGCCTTCCCCACCAAGGTCCCCATGCCAGGCttgggcggcggcggcggcaacaACAGCCTGGAGCGCGAGGGTCCGGAGGAGCCCGGCCTGGCCAAGCAGGACTCCTTCCGCTCGCGCCTGAACCCCCTCATCCAGCGCAGCTCCAGGCTGCGCTCCTCGCTCATCTTCAGCGCGTCACAGGCCGAGGGCGCGACCGGGACTGCGGCGGCCACTGAGAAGGTGCAGCTCCTGCACAAAGAGCAGACGGTGAGCGAGACGCTGGGGCCTGGCGGAGAGGCCGTGCGCTCCGCGGCTTCCACCAAGGTGGCCGAACTGTTGGAGAAGTATAAGGGCCCAGCCCGTGATCCCGGCGGCGGCGCGGGCGCCATCACCATTGCCAGCCACAGCAAGGCCGTCGTGTCCCAGGCATGGCGGGAAGAGGTGGCGGCCCCAGGTGGCGTGGGGGGCGAGCGCCGCAGCCTCGAGAGCTGCCTGCTGGACCTGCGCGACTCCTTTGCGCAGCagctgaaccaggaggcggagcgGCAGCCAGGAGCCGCCTCGCTCACCGCGGCGCAGCTGCTTGATACACTGGGCCGGAGCGGCTCCGACCACCTACCCTCCCGCTTCCTCTCTGCCCAGGGCCGCTCCACCTCCCCGCAAGGACTGGACAGTCCTCTGCCACTGGAAGGGCCCGGGGAGCGCCAGGTGCCCCATTCTGAGCCAAAAGCAAGCCCCACCTCGGCTTACCCTGAGCGGAAGGGGAGCCCCACACCTGGGTTTCCCACTCGAAGAGGAAGCCCAACGACAGGATTTATCGAGCAGAAGGGGAGCCCCACCTCAGCCTATCCCGAGCGCAGGAGCAGTCCTGTGCCCCCAGTGCCAGAGCGCAGGGGCAGCCTCACCCTTACCTTCTCCGGAGAGTCCCCGAAGGCCGGGCCCACCGAGGAGGGGCCGAGCGGCCCCATGGAAGTCCTGCGCAAAGGCTCCCTGCGCCTCAGGCAGCTGCTGAGCCCCAAGGGCGAGCGGCGCATGGAGGATGAGGGAGGCTTCGCAGTGCCACAGGAGAACGGGCAGCCCGAGAGCCCGCGGCGGCAGTCACTGGGCGGGGGTGACAGCACGGAGGCTGCCACAGGAGAGGAGCGGGGCTCCCGGGCACGCCTGGCCTCTGCCACGGCCAACGCCCTGTACAGCAGCAACCTTCGGGATGACACGAAAGCCATTCTGGAGCAGATCAGCGCCCACGGCCAGAAGCACCGGGTGGTCCCTTCCCCGGGCCCCGGCCCAGCCCACAGCAGCCCCGAGCTAGGCCGTCCACCGGCTGCTGGTGGCCTGGCCCCAGATATGTCCGACAAGGACAAGTGTTCAGCCATCTTCCGCTCCGACAGCCTGGGGACCCAAGGCCGGCTGAGCCGCACGCTGCCGGCCAGCGCGGAGGAGCGCGATCGGCTGCTGCGCCGCATGGAGAGCATGCGCAAGGAGAAGCGCGTGTACAGCCGCTTCGAGGTCTTCTGCAAGAAAGAGGAGGCCAGCGGCTCCGGGGCTGGGGAGGGCCCGGTGGAGGAGGGCACCAGGGACAGCAAGGTGGGCAAGTTTGTGCCCAAGATTCTGGGCACGTTCAAAGGCAAGAAATGAGTTTCCTGGCCCAGCAGCCCAGGCCAGGGTGTCCAAATTGCTGCCATGACCACCCGGAGCCTCCACAGAGCAAGGAGAGCACTGCTCCTGTGCTTGAGTGGTGACTGCCAGGCCACGGCTGCTTGGGGCTTGGCTGAGTGCGCCACAGCTCGGCTCCTGTTGGGGCTCACC
It includes:
- the FAM83H gene encoding protein FAM83H, whose protein sequence is MARRSQSSSQGDNPLAPGYLPPHYKEYYRLAVDALAEGGSEAYSRFLASEGAPDFLCPEELEHVSRHLRLPQYVAREPPEGSLLDVDMDGSSGTYWPVKSDQAVPELDLGWPLTFGFQGTEVTTLVQPPPPDSPSIKDEARRMIRSAQQVVAVVMDMFTDVDLLSEVLEAAARRVPVYILLDEMNAQHFLDMADKCRVNLHHVDFLRVRTVAGPTYYCRTGKSFKGHVKEKFLLVDCAVVMSGSYSFMWSFEKIHRSLAHVFQGELVSSFDEEFRILFAQSEPLVPSATALARMDAYALAPYAGAGPLVGVPGVGVPTPFSFPKRAHLLFPPPREEGLGFPSFLDPDRHFLSALRREEPLRMPGGALELHAGMRPLSRRLEAEAGPAGDLAGTRGFFQARHLEMDAFKRHSFAAEGAGAVENFAAARQVSRQTFLSHGDDFRFQTSHFHRDQLYQQQYQWDPQLAPARPQGLFEKLRGGRAGFADPDDFTLGAGPRFPELGPDGHQRLDYVPSSASREVRHGSDPAFGPGPRGPEPSGPPRPNLAQRFPCQAAARPGTDPAPEAEPERRGGPEGRAGLRRWRLASYLSGCHGEDGGDDGLPAPMEAEAYEDDVLAPGGRAAAGDLLPSAFRVPAAFPTKVPMPGLGGGGGNNSLEREGPEEPGLAKQDSFRSRLNPLIQRSSRLRSSLIFSASQAEGATGTAAATEKVQLLHKEQTVSETLGPGGEAVRSAASTKVAELLEKYKGPARDPGGGAGAITIASHSKAVVSQAWREEVAAPGGVGGERRSLESCLLDLRDSFAQQLNQEAERQPGAASLTAAQLLDTLGRSGSDHLPSRFLSAQGRSTSPQGLDSPLPLEGPGERQVPHSEPKASPTSAYPERKGSPTPGFPTRRGSPTTGFIEQKGSPTSAYPERRSSPVPPVPERRGSLTLTFSGESPKAGPTEEGPSGPMEVLRKGSLRLRQLLSPKGERRMEDEGGFAVPQENGQPESPRRQSLGGGDSTEAATGEERGSRARLASATANALYSSNLRDDTKAILEQISAHGQKHRVVPSPGPGPAHSSPELGRPPAAGGLAPDMSDKDKCSAIFRSDSLGTQGRLSRTLPASAEERDRLLRRMESMRKEKRVYSRFEVFCKKEEASGSGAGEGPVEEGTRDSKVGKFVPKILGTFKGKK